In Verrucomicrobiia bacterium, a single window of DNA contains:
- a CDS encoding dienelactone hydrolase family protein, with amino-acid sequence MSAQEVVIPLRGVQLEAQIDLPGEALGLVVFAHGSGSSRHSSRNQFVARTLQKAGLGTLLMDLLTPAEEQAEAQTRHLRFDIPLLAKRLAGATRWALDQCTTRDLAVGFFGSSTGAAAALVAAAELRELIRAVVSRGGRPDLAGAALERVLAPTLLLVGGDDIPVLPLNEEAYDKLKCEKALRIIPGASHLFEEPGALEIVAKMASEWFANHLQPMARRL; translated from the coding sequence ATGAGCGCACAAGAAGTTGTCATTCCGCTGAGAGGCGTCCAACTCGAAGCCCAAATCGATTTGCCTGGTGAAGCGTTGGGCTTGGTCGTCTTCGCTCACGGCAGCGGCAGCAGTCGGCATAGCTCCCGCAACCAGTTTGTCGCCCGCACCTTGCAAAAGGCAGGTCTGGGCACATTGTTAATGGACCTGCTGACCCCCGCCGAAGAGCAAGCAGAGGCCCAAACCCGGCATTTGCGATTCGATATACCGCTTCTGGCCAAACGCCTGGCTGGGGCGACCCGTTGGGCTTTGGACCAATGCACCACCCGCGATCTGGCCGTCGGCTTCTTTGGGTCGAGCACGGGGGCTGCCGCCGCGCTGGTGGCAGCCGCCGAACTGCGTGAACTCATCCGAGCGGTTGTCTCCCGCGGTGGCCGGCCCGACCTGGCCGGCGCTGCCCTCGAACGCGTTTTGGCCCCAACCCTTCTGCTCGTGGGTGGAGATGATATACCCGTTCTCCCATTGAATGAAGAGGCCTATGACAAGCTAAAGTGTGAAAAGGCCCTGCGCATTATCCCCGGCGCTTCGCACCTCTTCGAGGAACCGGGGGCGCTGGAAATCGTCGCCAAAATGGCCTCCGAATGGTTCGCCAACCATCTCCAACCGATGGCCCGAAGGCTCTAA
- a CDS encoding ATP-binding protein — MMFRRRSVLVVAVVLAMLPLCWGQKGSNWRVYRVTDGLPESACVSVTVSALGKVVARHYNLPLLTVLDGYEVSEIPAPEMVQSRAYQSPGGQLWSVVPGGLQEYRDGNWAFYPVPEIAAQTNRPMAGVIDPVPLCPVRHGLVILLLSDRLLELNCDRPEQPRTRVLRWARDTSLRRFLGLAPAHDGGLWVSGASGLARIPGPLRMLTPTTEWHEYPVPENERLHDLLNPREDVDGGVVAMAESSTNRQKLLVYFDSQRWLVSPPVLERLRQAWRGPDQNGWATTMNALWQWEPGSAELTENDEIFARQYFDVAIEPSGAFWLATSDGLFRYAQLSWGGPRSVRKLAGSVHCLASDTPDRLWFVAGGKLYSLSEQELKEFSLPVLNRFRLQPRAIFALGNGTLVLDAGDAESGMRDQLFGFQPLEGRFYPVPQGTPTRHFRALGLLRDGTLCVSALDTKGNCALEKYDGLAFEPLASPPPAQLGTNLSTALAAQNGDLWISGEFGTAYLHEKLWRVFASADKTTPAAVVGFVEMPEGKVWCATQEQIWEFDGHAWAVVRGDFDRINAFVRTRDGTIWVASNNGLHRYFQGGWIENGIEEGLPTTTVREVFEQGDQLWAATTHGLRLYNPKADRDPPEAFVQKLGGEKNSSAEGSTITMLFSGIDKWKFTPPERLLYSYRLDEREWSPFQEATRVSFAELPAGMHYFQVRAMDRNCNIGKPARLDFTVVLPWYKEGRLVAISVAGLVGALFFAGLAFNRHRRLLHSYADIEKKVNERTAQLDLANRQLLQSQKMTALGTLAAGIAHDFNNILSIVKGSAQIIEDNLDNPDKVRTRADRIKLVVEQGAGMVKAMLGFSRESGQQAEPCEINAVVEDTLKLLGDRFLREVQVRFEPAAGLPAVSASKDIIQQILLNFIFNAAEAQAQNKQVVIRTSPLEKAPADAVLAPSTASRYVWIEVKDYGCGIPSENLTRIFEPFFTTKALSTHRGTGLGLSMAYELARKLGAGLAVKSRLDHGSTFSLILPVNEKTPEPPRQSPLL, encoded by the coding sequence ATGATGTTCAGGCGAAGGTCGGTATTAGTCGTCGCCGTGGTGCTGGCGATGTTGCCCTTGTGCTGGGGTCAGAAGGGCTCGAATTGGCGCGTGTACCGGGTTACCGATGGGCTGCCGGAGTCGGCCTGCGTCTCGGTGACTGTCTCGGCGCTGGGCAAAGTCGTTGCCCGCCATTACAACCTTCCTCTGCTGACGGTCCTGGACGGTTACGAGGTGAGCGAGATCCCGGCGCCCGAGATGGTTCAAAGCCGCGCTTACCAAAGCCCCGGCGGACAACTTTGGTCGGTTGTCCCCGGCGGCCTTCAGGAGTACCGCGACGGTAACTGGGCATTTTACCCGGTTCCCGAGATTGCCGCGCAAACTAACCGGCCAATGGCCGGCGTCATCGACCCGGTCCCTTTATGCCCCGTTCGCCATGGGCTGGTGATTCTACTGCTGTCGGACCGGCTGCTCGAACTCAATTGTGACCGCCCCGAGCAACCCCGGACGCGAGTTTTGCGCTGGGCGCGGGACACCTCTTTGCGACGGTTCCTGGGTCTGGCCCCGGCGCACGATGGCGGGCTGTGGGTCTCCGGGGCAAGCGGTCTGGCTAGAATCCCGGGACCGCTGCGAATGCTCACGCCGACGACCGAGTGGCACGAGTACCCGGTCCCTGAGAATGAGCGGCTGCACGACCTGCTCAATCCTCGGGAAGATGTGGATGGGGGTGTCGTGGCGATGGCCGAATCATCCACGAATCGTCAAAAACTGCTCGTCTATTTTGATTCTCAACGTTGGCTGGTCAGTCCTCCTGTGTTGGAGCGCCTGCGGCAGGCCTGGCGCGGCCCCGACCAGAACGGTTGGGCTACCACCATGAACGCTCTCTGGCAATGGGAGCCCGGCAGCGCTGAGTTAACTGAGAACGATGAAATCTTTGCCCGGCAGTACTTTGATGTGGCCATCGAGCCCAGCGGGGCTTTCTGGTTAGCCACCTCAGACGGCTTGTTTCGCTATGCGCAACTGAGCTGGGGCGGTCCACGGTCTGTGCGCAAGTTGGCCGGCTCTGTGCATTGCCTGGCGTCGGATACGCCTGACCGTTTGTGGTTCGTCGCAGGGGGCAAACTGTATTCTCTGAGCGAGCAGGAGCTGAAGGAATTCTCCTTGCCGGTTCTAAACAGGTTCCGGCTTCAACCCCGGGCCATATTCGCATTGGGCAATGGCACCCTGGTGCTGGACGCCGGCGACGCCGAGTCCGGGATGCGCGATCAACTTTTCGGATTCCAACCGCTCGAAGGCCGTTTTTATCCTGTGCCGCAGGGAACTCCTACCCGGCATTTCAGGGCTTTAGGATTGTTGCGCGACGGCACTCTCTGCGTCTCGGCTTTGGACACTAAGGGCAATTGCGCGCTGGAAAAGTACGATGGCCTCGCTTTTGAGCCGCTCGCCAGCCCTCCTCCCGCCCAACTTGGCACTAACCTTTCAACCGCTTTGGCCGCGCAGAACGGTGATTTATGGATTAGCGGCGAGTTTGGGACGGCGTATCTTCATGAAAAGTTGTGGCGGGTTTTTGCATCCGCTGACAAAACGACCCCGGCGGCTGTCGTGGGGTTTGTTGAGATGCCCGAGGGAAAGGTCTGGTGCGCCACACAAGAGCAGATTTGGGAATTCGACGGTCATGCCTGGGCGGTTGTGCGCGGGGATTTTGATCGGATCAACGCCTTTGTGCGCACGCGCGATGGCACGATCTGGGTTGCCTCGAACAATGGCCTGCACCGCTATTTTCAGGGTGGCTGGATAGAAAACGGAATCGAAGAGGGGCTTCCCACCACCACCGTGCGGGAGGTCTTCGAGCAGGGCGACCAGCTTTGGGCCGCCACCACGCACGGCTTGCGCCTTTACAATCCAAAAGCCGACCGTGACCCGCCAGAGGCCTTCGTTCAGAAGCTGGGCGGGGAGAAGAACAGCTCCGCCGAAGGCAGCACCATTACCATGCTCTTTAGCGGCATCGATAAATGGAAGTTCACCCCACCCGAGCGGCTCCTTTACTCCTACCGCCTGGACGAACGAGAATGGTCTCCCTTCCAGGAGGCTACCCGCGTCTCGTTCGCCGAACTCCCGGCCGGCATGCATTACTTTCAGGTCCGCGCCATGGACCGCAATTGCAACATCGGCAAACCGGCGCGGCTCGATTTTACCGTGGTCCTACCGTGGTACAAAGAGGGGCGGCTGGTGGCCATATCGGTAGCCGGCCTGGTCGGCGCGCTCTTCTTTGCGGGCCTTGCGTTCAACCGGCACCGGCGCCTTTTGCACAGCTACGCGGATATCGAGAAGAAGGTCAATGAGCGGACAGCCCAGCTCGACCTGGCCAATCGCCAATTGTTACAAAGCCAAAAAATGACCGCCCTGGGAACGCTTGCTGCAGGCATTGCGCATGATTTCAACAATATTCTCTCGATTGTCAAAGGCTCCGCCCAAATCATAGAAGACAACCTCGATAACCCGGACAAGGTCCGCACGCGCGCCGACCGCATCAAGCTGGTAGTCGAGCAGGGGGCCGGCATGGTCAAAGCCATGTTGGGATTCAGCCGCGAGTCCGGGCAACAAGCCGAGCCTTGCGAAATCAACGCGGTGGTCGAGGACACCCTCAAATTGCTCGGTGACCGCTTTCTGCGCGAAGTCCAGGTACGCTTCGAGCCGGCGGCTGGTCTGCCTGCGGTATCCGCCTCGAAGGACATTATCCAGCAAATCCTGCTTAACTTCATCTTTAACGCGGCTGAGGCGCAGGCCCAAAACAAGCAAGTGGTTATCCGCACGTCCCCATTGGAGAAGGCCCCTGCCGACGCGGTCCTGGCGCCATCGACCGCCTCGCGCTATGTCTGGATTGAGGTGAAAGATTACGGCTGCGGCATTCCCTCGGAAAACCTGACCCGAATTTTCGAGCCGTTTTTTACTACCAAAGCCCTTTCGACCCACCGCGGCACCGGCTTGGGCCTGTCGATGGCTTATGAACTGGCGCGCAAATTGGGGGCTGGTCTTGCCGTGAAATCCCGGTTGGACCATGGCAGCACCTTTAGCCTCATCCTGCCGGTGAATGAAAAAACACCGGAGCCGCCTCGCCAATCCCCCTTATTATGA
- a CDS encoding response regulator transcription factor, whose translation MNPPLILIIEDDDLQYEIYEEALTKYQLLRVRSGSEALALIPIRPPDVLILDHVLDKGELGLDFLPEFKELLPFVPIIVVSGALEVHEQLQALQGPRRAHYCLTKPVDIRVLQRTVQTALKECGEHEVVRQFEALERVHRVDALDLFSRSTDRLNRQNHIRESLAKSRARPNISALARQFGVARRTIIRDLQELIRRGQLKPEVYPEWENPPEDNA comes from the coding sequence ATGAATCCTCCACTCATTCTCATCATCGAAGACGACGATCTCCAATACGAGATTTACGAAGAGGCCCTCACTAAATATCAACTCCTTCGCGTCCGAAGCGGAAGCGAGGCCTTGGCTCTCATCCCAATCCGCCCACCCGACGTGCTCATCCTGGACCATGTCCTGGATAAAGGCGAACTGGGGCTGGATTTTCTTCCCGAATTCAAGGAACTGTTGCCGTTTGTCCCGATTATTGTCGTCTCAGGCGCACTCGAAGTTCACGAGCAATTGCAGGCACTGCAAGGACCGCGCCGGGCGCATTACTGTCTGACCAAGCCGGTCGATATCCGCGTCCTTCAGCGCACCGTCCAGACCGCCCTGAAGGAATGTGGCGAGCACGAAGTGGTGCGCCAATTCGAGGCCCTCGAACGGGTCCATCGCGTCGATGCCCTCGATCTCTTTAGCCGCTCGACAGACCGGTTGAACCGGCAGAATCATATCCGCGAGAGCCTGGCCAAATCCCGCGCGCGTCCGAACATCTCCGCCTTGGCGCGCCAGTTCGGCGTGGCGCGCCGGACCATCATTCGCGACCTGCAGGAACTCATTCGGCGCGGCCAGCTCAAGCCCGAAGTCTATCCGGAGTGGGAGAATCCGCCTGAAGACAACGCCTGA
- a CDS encoding glycosyl hydrolase 53 family protein codes for MRGHILLVLGVAVNLASRALAYDYAIGADVSFLKQAEDGGTVFKDGGQPEAGLQILKDHGYNWIRLRLFHTPTRLPNNLQYTIASAQAAKKLGFKFLLDFHYSDTWADPGKQFIPRAWQQFSHSNLVTAVLDYSRDSIEALRAAGVLPDMVQIGNEISHGMLWPDGKLPENWDNLAQLINAGIQGVQASCGPGPQPRIMIHIDRGGDRASTERFFDKLNSYGVAYDVIGQSYYPWWQGSLLDLRENLAFMARKYQKDIIVVETAYNWRPAEYMGKPAPFPETAEGQKAFLEALNRVVLATPNQRGKGLFWWEPAVATGPKNRGMFDAGYDALPVITVFDSWTRK; via the coding sequence ATGAGAGGGCATATTTTATTGGTGCTGGGAGTGGCGGTGAACCTTGCATCGAGGGCTCTTGCGTATGACTACGCGATCGGCGCGGATGTCTCCTTTCTTAAACAGGCAGAGGATGGTGGCACGGTTTTTAAGGACGGCGGCCAGCCCGAGGCGGGTCTTCAAATTCTTAAGGACCACGGTTATAACTGGATTCGCCTGAGGTTATTTCACACCCCAACGCGCTTGCCCAATAATCTCCAATACACCATCGCTTCGGCGCAGGCCGCAAAAAAGCTCGGGTTCAAATTTCTGCTGGATTTTCATTACTCGGATACGTGGGCCGATCCGGGCAAGCAATTCATTCCAAGAGCCTGGCAGCAGTTCTCCCATTCCAACCTGGTGACGGCGGTGTTGGATTATTCGCGAGATTCCATTGAGGCACTACGTGCTGCGGGCGTGCTGCCGGACATGGTCCAGATCGGCAACGAAATCAGCCACGGTATGCTCTGGCCGGACGGCAAGCTGCCGGAGAACTGGGATAACCTCGCGCAATTGATCAACGCGGGCATCCAGGGAGTCCAGGCCAGCTGTGGTCCCGGGCCGCAACCAAGAATCATGATTCACATTGACCGCGGCGGGGACCGTGCCAGCACGGAGCGGTTCTTTGACAAGCTGAATTCCTATGGAGTGGCTTACGATGTTATTGGCCAATCCTATTATCCCTGGTGGCAGGGCAGCCTGCTGGACCTGCGCGAGAATCTCGCTTTCATGGCGCGGAAATACCAGAAGGACATCATCGTGGTGGAGACCGCCTACAATTGGCGGCCCGCCGAATACATGGGCAAACCGGCCCCATTTCCAGAGACTGCTGAAGGTCAAAAGGCGTTTTTGGAAGCGCTCAATCGAGTCGTTCTGGCAACTCCCAATCAACGTGGCAAAGGATTGTTCTGGTGGGAACCGGCGGTGGCCACCGGGCCGAAGAACCGCGGGATGTTCGACGCCGGGTATGATGCTTTGCCGGTCATTACTGTGTTCGACTCATGGACCCGGAAGTGA
- a CDS encoding oligogalacturonate lyase family protein: MNNGISAVLIAVALLGRIWPASAAGAEGLRDEWVDADTGHRIIRLSRLPGRSESFYFHQNAFTPGGDKMVFANTQPGSPARLIVLDWATKHLEPLTEPSVRNPFVGRHRRTVYYQRRGGFYATDLDTHHTRLIASLTAGAGIGTVNADETLAAGSFTEPGGPPIDRSGPKSAWFDKIYEAKQPQWLYTLDLASGKTNAFYRYAGWLNHLQFSPVDPGLLMFCHEGPWHKVDRIWTIRTDGSGLRLVHRRSVPMEIAGHEFWAADGQSIWFDLQVPRGQVFFLAGVELASGKETRYPIERDQWSVHFNISRDGARFAGDGGAPNMVARAKDGKWIWLFTPEPSTTLKAERLVNMHAHNYSLEPNVNFTPDGKWIVFRGNFDGSPQVYAVEVKGGRRAEFPRGPDRHGAGEG, translated from the coding sequence ATGAACAACGGCATCTCAGCGGTTCTCATTGCGGTGGCGCTGCTCGGGCGGATATGGCCGGCCAGCGCGGCTGGCGCAGAGGGACTCCGGGATGAGTGGGTGGATGCCGATACGGGACATCGCATTATCCGCCTCTCGCGCCTGCCGGGCAGGAGCGAGAGCTTTTATTTCCACCAAAATGCCTTCACGCCGGGCGGTGACAAGATGGTCTTCGCCAATACTCAACCCGGAAGCCCCGCGCGGTTGATCGTTCTTGACTGGGCCACAAAACACCTCGAACCGCTCACCGAACCCAGCGTCCGGAATCCGTTTGTCGGACGCCACCGCCGCACCGTTTATTACCAGCGGCGCGGAGGGTTTTATGCCACCGACCTGGATACCCATCACACCCGCCTGATTGCCTCATTAACGGCAGGCGCGGGCATCGGAACGGTCAACGCGGACGAGACGCTCGCAGCGGGCAGCTTTACCGAGCCGGGCGGGCCGCCAATCGATCGGAGCGGTCCCAAGTCGGCCTGGTTCGACAAGATTTACGAGGCCAAACAACCGCAATGGCTTTACACGCTGGACCTGGCTTCGGGCAAAACCAACGCCTTCTATCGCTACGCCGGCTGGTTGAATCATCTCCAATTCTCGCCGGTTGACCCCGGTCTGCTGATGTTCTGCCACGAGGGCCCCTGGCATAAGGTGGATCGCATCTGGACGATCCGCACCGATGGCAGCGGCCTGCGGCTGGTGCATCGGCGCAGCGTTCCGATGGAAATCGCCGGACACGAGTTTTGGGCGGCGGACGGACAGAGCATCTGGTTTGATCTGCAGGTGCCGCGTGGGCAGGTCTTTTTCCTGGCGGGCGTCGAGTTGGCCTCGGGAAAAGAGACGCGCTACCCCATCGAGCGCGATCAATGGTCTGTGCATTTTAATATCTCGCGCGATGGCGCCCGTTTTGCCGGCGACGGCGGCGCCCCCAACATGGTCGCCCGCGCCAAGGATGGGAAATGGATTTGGCTCTTCACGCCAGAACCGAGCACGACTCTCAAAGCCGAGCGGCTCGTCAATATGCATGCCCATAACTATTCCCTCGAGCCCAACGTGAATTTCACGCCCGATGGCAAATGGATTGTTTTCAGGGGGAATTTCGATGGGTCACCCCAAGTGTATGCGGTTGAGGTGAAGGGGGGCAGGAGGGCCGAGTTCCCACGAGGCCCCGATCGACATGGAGCGGGAGAGGGGTAA
- the tal gene encoding transaldolase, whose amino-acid sequence MDHVATPARPTARGSDQLEQLKQFTKVVADTGDFATLKQYAPQDATTNPSLILKAAQMPGYKGLVEKAVADHRKSGATGQDLLDRIMDELLVLFGAEILKIVPGRVSTETDADLSFDTEGLIAKAHKFIALYQERGITRERVLIKIASTWEGVRAAEVLQKEGINCNMTLLFSLPQAIACAEAKARLISPFVGRILDWYKAKEGRDFAPAEDPGVLSVGEIYSYYKKFGYSTEVMGASFRNKGEILELAGCDLLTISPHLLAELKASTEPVERKLSPEQARARSIAKIPMDEKKFRWFFNENAMATEKLAEGIRTFNADAMKLEQYLETMV is encoded by the coding sequence ATGGACCATGTTGCTACACCAGCGAGGCCAACGGCACGCGGAAGCGATCAACTCGAGCAATTGAAGCAATTTACCAAGGTGGTTGCCGATACGGGCGACTTTGCCACCCTCAAGCAATACGCCCCACAAGACGCCACCACCAACCCCTCGTTAATCCTCAAGGCGGCCCAAATGCCCGGTTACAAGGGTCTTGTCGAAAAGGCTGTGGCCGACCACCGCAAATCCGGAGCAACCGGTCAGGACTTGCTGGACCGCATCATGGATGAGTTGCTGGTCCTGTTCGGCGCCGAGATTCTAAAGATTGTCCCGGGGCGCGTCTCGACCGAGACCGACGCGGACCTCTCATTCGACACGGAGGGCCTGATTGCGAAGGCGCACAAATTTATCGCGCTCTATCAAGAGAGGGGCATCACCCGGGAGCGGGTGTTGATCAAGATTGCATCCACGTGGGAAGGCGTCCGGGCCGCCGAAGTGCTGCAAAAGGAAGGCATCAACTGCAACATGACTCTGTTATTCTCGCTGCCCCAGGCGATTGCATGCGCGGAGGCCAAGGCCAGGCTCATCTCGCCTTTTGTGGGGCGCATCCTCGATTGGTATAAGGCCAAAGAGGGAAGAGATTTCGCGCCCGCCGAGGACCCGGGGGTCCTTTCGGTCGGAGAGATTTATTCTTACTACAAGAAATTCGGTTACTCGACGGAAGTAATGGGCGCCAGTTTTCGCAATAAAGGCGAGATTCTTGAGTTGGCCGGATGCGACCTGCTGACCATCAGCCCCCATTTGTTGGCGGAGCTCAAAGCAAGCACGGAGCCAGTCGAGCGCAAGCTCAGTCCCGAGCAGGCCCGCGCCAGATCAATCGCAAAGATTCCCATGGACGAAAAGAAATTCCGTTGGTTCTTCAATGAGAACGCCATGGCTACCGAGAAGCTCGCCGAAGGCATCCGAACATTCAACGCGGACGCCATGAAGCTCGAGCAGTATCTGGAAACCATGGTATGA
- a CDS encoding ATP-binding protein, with protein sequence MEREHCVVSYKVRKRLVRRSTLDDSTFTGCLKVQYLLTNAVKFVAPELAPRVQVWTEPARRENGDHKWVRIWVQDNGLGIAPKHQSRIFRMFERVHPVEKYGGTGIGLAIVQKAVERMGGRVGVQSSPGAGSKFWIELREPSG encoded by the coding sequence ATGGAACGGGAGCACTGCGTCGTCTCCTACAAAGTTCGGAAGCGCCTTGTCCGGCGCTCAACGCTGGACGATAGCACCTTTACTGGTTGCTTAAAGGTTCAATATCTGCTGACCAATGCCGTTAAATTTGTGGCGCCCGAGCTGGCGCCCCGCGTGCAGGTCTGGACGGAGCCCGCTCGCCGCGAGAACGGCGACCATAAATGGGTGCGCATTTGGGTCCAGGACAATGGCCTGGGAATCGCCCCGAAGCACCAGAGTCGCATTTTCCGCATGTTCGAACGCGTTCATCCGGTGGAGAAGTACGGAGGGACGGGCATTGGATTAGCCATCGTGCAAAAGGCGGTGGAACGGATGGGCGGGAGAGTAGGTGTGCAGTCCTCTCCGGGGGCTGGCAGCAAGTTTTGGATTGAGCTAAGAGAGCCGAGCGGGTAG
- a CDS encoding response regulator — MVTAHATILLVEDDPNDVLFMKTALEAAGVENPLFVANNGREALAYLNGTGKFSERSRHPLPYLVLLDLKLPYVMGLDVLKAVRERPDLNSTIVIVLTASTNAADVETAYRLGANAYLVKPSSFEKLKVLIRSVKEFWLVQNQPSAPFSDL, encoded by the coding sequence ATGGTCACCGCACATGCGACGATTCTCCTCGTTGAGGACGATCCCAATGATGTGCTGTTTATGAAAACGGCTTTGGAGGCCGCCGGGGTCGAGAACCCGCTATTCGTCGCTAATAACGGACGGGAGGCATTGGCTTACTTGAACGGAACGGGGAAGTTTTCAGAACGGAGCCGCCATCCTTTGCCTTATTTGGTGCTATTGGATTTGAAGCTGCCCTATGTGATGGGACTCGATGTGCTGAAGGCCGTCCGCGAGAGGCCGGATTTGAATTCCACGATTGTTATCGTCCTGACGGCCTCGACTAACGCGGCTGATGTGGAAACAGCCTATCGCCTTGGAGCCAATGCTTACCTGGTGAAACCTTCGAGTTTCGAGAAACTCAAGGTGCTGATCCGTTCCGTCAAGGAGTTTTGGCTCGTGCAAAACCAGCCTTCCGCCCCCTTCTCAGACCTATAA
- a CDS encoding sigma-54 dependent transcriptional regulator, whose translation MDKSKVKILVVDDEQGLCAGIQEALQREGYIVDAKTDPQAALKLAQGCLYNLVISDLKMPGLSGLDLLDKVRANNRETLFILMTAFGTVESAVEAMKQGAYDYLPKPIDMKRLRVLVQKALEYQTVVAENNELRQRLHSRSEPSLLIGESEPMRLIGRLIEEVAGSEVTVLIEGESGTGKEIVARSIHQHSPRRERAFISVNCAALTEQLLEAELFGHVKGAFTGAVATKPGRFQLANGGTLFLDEIGDLSPKGQGDLLRVLEDGAFRMVGGSEVIRVDVRVIAATNKRLQEAVQEGKFREDLFYRLQIVPIAMPPLRERAEDIPLLIERFFEHFTAKHKRRRKRMSPEALQLCQRFPWPGNVRQLRNTVERLVITCRESVVEVAQLPDFLRDYDRNTTTFTVRPGTPLAEVEKMLIRQTLTHVTSNREEAARALGISRRALQYKLKQYRLLDGA comes from the coding sequence GTGGACAAATCGAAGGTAAAAATCCTGGTGGTCGATGATGAACAGGGCCTTTGCGCCGGCATCCAAGAGGCGCTCCAGCGCGAAGGGTACATCGTCGATGCCAAAACCGACCCCCAAGCCGCTCTCAAATTAGCCCAGGGCTGCCTGTACAATCTGGTGATTTCGGACCTCAAAATGCCCGGACTAAGCGGGTTGGACCTTCTGGACAAAGTCCGCGCGAACAATCGCGAGACGCTGTTCATCCTGATGACGGCCTTCGGGACGGTCGAGAGCGCGGTTGAAGCCATGAAACAAGGCGCTTACGATTACCTGCCCAAGCCAATCGACATGAAACGACTGCGCGTGCTGGTGCAGAAGGCGCTGGAATATCAGACAGTGGTGGCCGAAAACAACGAATTGCGCCAGCGCCTCCATAGCCGCTCCGAACCGAGCCTGCTGATTGGCGAGAGCGAGCCGATGCGGCTTATCGGTCGGCTCATCGAAGAAGTCGCCGGCAGCGAAGTGACGGTCTTGATCGAAGGGGAGAGCGGGACCGGCAAGGAGATTGTTGCCCGCTCGATCCATCAGCACAGCCCGAGACGAGAGCGCGCTTTTATTTCCGTCAACTGCGCAGCGCTCACTGAGCAACTGCTCGAAGCGGAGTTATTTGGGCATGTGAAAGGGGCCTTCACCGGGGCGGTAGCGACCAAGCCTGGCCGCTTCCAATTGGCCAATGGCGGGACCCTGTTTCTGGACGAGATTGGGGACCTGTCGCCCAAAGGCCAGGGGGACCTGCTCCGGGTCCTGGAGGATGGCGCTTTTCGGATGGTGGGCGGCTCGGAGGTGATTCGGGTCGATGTGCGTGTAATAGCGGCGACCAACAAGAGGCTGCAGGAAGCGGTGCAGGAGGGGAAGTTCAGGGAAGACCTGTTCTACCGGCTGCAAATTGTCCCCATTGCCATGCCGCCGCTACGCGAGCGGGCAGAAGACATTCCGCTGCTGATCGAACGGTTCTTCGAGCACTTTACCGCCAAGCACAAACGCCGGCGCAAAAGGATGTCGCCGGAAGCGCTGCAACTTTGCCAGCGCTTTCCATGGCCGGGCAACGTGCGGCAGTTGCGCAATACCGTCGAGCGCCTGGTGATCACCTGCCGCGAATCGGTTGTCGAGGTCGCGCAATTGCCGGATTTCCTGCGCGATTACGACCGCAACACAACCACCTTCACCGTGCGCCCGGGCACACCCCTGGCTGAAGTGGAGAAGATGCTCATACGCCAGACTCTGACGCATGTCACCAGCAACCGGGAGGAAGCCGCCCGTGCCCTTGGGATTAGCCGGCGCGCGCTGCAATATAAACTGAAACAGTACCGGCTGCTCGATGGAGCATAG
- a CDS encoding ATP-binding protein: MESILAKALGHDSSELAAVEKRDLLARLLARLAHEIRNPLSSLDIHVQLLEEDLGALPPAKRDHLMPRLEIIHGELHRLESLVEHFVQLAGPSAVDLEPLDIGRIITHVCDLLRPEAAARQIEIRAEVSPALLRTMADPVRLTQALLNLLINGLQAVERKGRIEVSAASLSGTIMVKVRDNGPGIPPEKLASIFDPYFTTKSEGSGLGLWIAQQIVTAHGGTLKAENAPGGGAMFTMGLPVAQQKAETGA, from the coding sequence GTGGAAAGCATTCTGGCGAAAGCGCTCGGCCATGACTCGAGCGAGTTGGCGGCGGTTGAAAAGCGCGATTTGTTGGCGCGCTTGCTGGCGCGCCTGGCTCATGAAATTCGGAACCCGCTGAGTTCGCTCGATATCCATGTGCAGTTGCTCGAGGAAGACCTGGGCGCCTTGCCTCCCGCCAAGCGCGACCATCTCATGCCGCGCTTGGAAATTATTCACGGCGAATTGCATCGCCTCGAAAGCTTGGTCGAGCATTTCGTCCAACTGGCCGGCCCTTCGGCAGTCGATCTGGAACCGCTCGATATTGGGCGCATCATCACGCACGTGTGCGACCTGCTGCGGCCCGAGGCAGCCGCGCGCCAGATCGAGATTCGGGCCGAAGTGTCCCCTGCTCTGCTCCGAACGATGGCCGACCCAGTACGGTTGACTCAGGCGCTGCTGAACTTGTTGATTAATGGCCTTCAGGCAGTCGAACGCAAGGGGCGCATCGAGGTCTCCGCTGCCTCCCTCTCCGGAACCATTATGGTCAAAGTGCGCGATAACGGTCCCGGGATTCCCCCCGAAAAGCTCGCGTCGATTTTCGACCCGTACTTTACGACCAAGTCCGAAGGGAGCGGCCTGGGTTTATGGATAGCGCAACAGATCGTTACCGCCCATGGCGGCACTCTCAAAGCCGAGAACGCGCCGGGGGGCGGCGCGATGTTCACCATGGGCTTGCCGGTGGCGCAACAAAAAGCCGAAACAGGCGCTTGA